The Winogradskyella schleiferi genome has a window encoding:
- a CDS encoding anthranilate synthase component I family protein: MRTTQIHQPKNIENFKQNLLLWSQQFDDVVWLDSNHHKDQYSNYDAVLAVDALTVIRADYFDAFERLKEFQSSTNDWIFGFLTYDLKNTTEQLKSENLDELEFPELYFFQPKKLFLIKDNHVEIQYLKMVDDEIDADLKSIEKCYTEQCSLSKAESSRNAYDEDENNNIKIKLRIHKDDYFEKISKMLAHIHRGDIYEANFCQEFYAEDSEINPLETFRKLNNISKPPFASFLKFEDKYLMSASPERYIQKNGNTVISQPIKGTAKRSENETEDSKLAENLANDPKERSENIMIVDLVRNDLAHTAKKGSVEVKELCKVYSFLQVHQMISTVQSEVSLETNPIDILKTTFPMGSMTGAPKISAMKIIEELEETKRGLYSGSIGYFQPNGDFDFNVIIRSILYNQTKKYVSYSVGSAITSKSNPLKEYEECLVKAKAMREALGN, encoded by the coding sequence TTGAGAACAACACAAATCCATCAGCCAAAAAACATTGAGAACTTTAAGCAAAATCTATTGCTTTGGAGTCAGCAATTTGATGATGTTGTTTGGTTGGATTCCAATCATCACAAGGATCAATACAGCAATTATGACGCGGTTTTAGCGGTAGATGCACTGACTGTAATTCGTGCCGATTATTTTGATGCCTTTGAGCGTTTAAAGGAATTTCAAAGCTCAACGAACGATTGGATTTTTGGTTTTCTTACTTACGATTTAAAAAACACTACCGAACAATTAAAATCTGAAAATTTAGATGAATTGGAATTTCCGGAATTGTATTTTTTTCAACCCAAAAAATTATTTTTAATAAAAGATAATCATGTTGAGATTCAATATCTGAAAATGGTAGATGATGAGATTGATGCCGATTTAAAATCCATAGAAAAATGTTACACTGAGCAATGTTCGCTGAGCAAAGCCGAATCGAGTCGAAATGCATATGATGAAGATGAGAATAACAATATCAAAATAAAACTTAGAATCCACAAAGACGACTACTTTGAGAAGATAAGCAAAATGCTCGCTCACATCCATAGAGGCGATATTTACGAAGCCAATTTTTGCCAAGAGTTTTATGCAGAAGACAGTGAAATAAATCCATTGGAAACCTTCAGGAAGTTGAATAATATTTCAAAACCACCATTCGCCAGTTTCTTAAAGTTTGAGGATAAATACTTAATGTCTGCGTCGCCTGAACGCTATATTCAAAAAAATGGAAATACGGTAATTTCCCAACCGATTAAAGGAACTGCCAAACGTTCAGAAAATGAAACTGAAGATTCAAAACTAGCTGAAAATTTAGCAAATGATCCAAAAGAACGTAGCGAAAACATTATGATAGTCGATTTGGTTCGTAACGATTTAGCGCATACAGCAAAAAAGGGAAGTGTAGAGGTAAAAGAATTGTGCAAAGTGTATTCCTTTTTGCAAGTCCATCAAATGATATCTACAGTTCAGTCGGAAGTTAGTCTAGAAACCAATCCCATAGACATTTTAAAAACTACATTTCCAATGGGCAGCATGACAGGTGCACCAAAAATCTCAGCCATGAAAATTATTGAAGAACTTGAAGAAACGAAACGCGGTTTATATTCAGGTTCTATAGGTTATTTTCAACCCAACGGCGACTTCGATTTCAATGTTATTATTAGAAGTATTCTTTACAATCAAACAAAAAAATATGTTTCCTATTCCGTAGGAAGTGCCATTACCTCAAAAAGCAATCCGCTGAAAGAATATGAGGAATGTTTGGTAAAGGCGAAAGCCATGCGAGAGGCTTTGGGGAATTAG